One region of Dysidea avara chromosome 1, odDysAvar1.4, whole genome shotgun sequence genomic DNA includes:
- the LOC136252740 gene encoding beta-1,3-N-acetylglucosaminyltransferase radical fringe-like yields the protein MWQDVWWKGLSVTLLSIVLVSFVIWSVVYNAIDASMNPRMNHVGKRTIKVSHCGGNKTLARKNYRFRKPMEQPSNVNYTDNIYFSVRTTESNYEERLMLLMMTWLQVVKHKLTIISDGSHDNIFVKTIKRTGIDIVVTNCFQRHKANNLCCKLGEEFAAYYRVREQHHNKEGYQWFCHFDDDVYVNIPQLSQLLQKYDPHQPHYIGRWREDNHFRPYFSVYDKGAKLRLKELHYIVKHKEYQFGSGAAYCISSAMMTEAEKYFNGIRVFQRTCQVTQRSDDVSVGYVLGGLLGYNLTSVADFNVQYDNLENYTLQEALQSITIGYTKEKIKQQGKCFSLITNHVPVEARFDDDPTRFLSYHCLLYPSVSWCKR from the exons ATGTGGCAAGACGTGTGGTGGAAGGGTTTGAGCGTTACGCTGTTGTCCATTGTGTTAGTTTCTTTTGTGATTTGGAGCGTGGTATACAATGCCATCGATGCGTCAATGAACCCGAGAATGAACCATGTCGGTAAAAGAACCATTAAAGTATCTCATTGTGGTGGCAATAAGACGCTTGCCAGGAAGAATTACAGATTCCGCAAACCAATGGAGCAACCCAGCAATGTGAACTACACTGATAACATTTATTTCTCAGTTAGAACAACTGAAAGTAACTACGAGGAGAGATTGATGCTACTGATGATGACTTGGTTACAGGTGGTGAAACATAAG CTAACAATAATCAGTGATGGGTCACATGATAACATTTTTGTCAAGACAATAAAGAGAACAG GAATTGATATAGTCGTCACTAATTGTTTCCAAAGACACAAAGC CAACAATCTGTGCTGTAAACTGGGTGAGGAGTTTGCAGCCTACTACAGAGTTAGGGAACAGCATCACAACAAGGAGGG CTACCAGTGGTTCTGTCATTTTGATGATGATGTTTACGTCAATATCCCACAATTGAGTCAACTATTACAAAAATATGATCCTCATCAACCACACTATATTGGTAGGTGGCGCGAAGATAACCATTTTAGACCTTACTTTTCA GTTTACGATAAAGGAGCCAAACTTCGGTTAAAGGAGCTACATTAT ATAGTGAAGCATAAGGAGTATCAATTTGGAAGTGGTGCCGCTTACTGTATCAGTAGTGCTATGATGACAGAAGCTGAAAAATATTTCAA TGGTATAAGAGTATTCCAGAGAACTTGTCAAGTAACACAACGTAGTGATGATGTTTCTGTTGGATATGTTTTAG GTGGCTTATTGGGATACAACCTTACCAGTGTAGCTGATTTCAATGTACAATATGATAACTTGGAGAACTACACCTTACAGGAAGCACTACAGTCT ATCACTATTGGGTATACTAAGGAAAAAATTAAACAACAAGGAAAATGTTTTTCTCTTATAACAAATCATGTTCCTGTTGAAGCGAGGTTTGATGATGATCCTACAAG GTTCTTATCATATCACTGTCTACTCTACCCCAGTGTGTCATGGTGTAAGAGATGA